CAACGGAATTAACAGGGAAAGAAACCCTTCATATGACCTTTCAACAGCTAGATTTTCAAAATGAATTTAATGGTGTGTGGGCATGTGCCTCTTTACTCCATGTTCCAAGGGGGGAAATGGAAGGGGTATTATTTAAAATTAGTAGGGGATTAAAGGAAAAAGGGGTTTTATTTGCATCCTTTAAATACGGTGATAAAGAAGAGTTTAGAAATGGAAGATTTTTTAATTATTATGATGAAGGATCCTTTAGACAACTAATTGACAAGATACCCTACTTTACAATCCTAGAAACATTGATAACCTCCGATGTCCGGGAAGGTAGAGAAGGGGAAAAGTGGTTTAGTGTTATACTAGAAAAAAATTAAAAGCTAAAAAATAATTGAAGGATGGTAGCAA
This window of the Anaerobranca californiensis DSM 14826 genome carries:
- a CDS encoding class I SAM-dependent methyltransferase; this translates as MKETIEYYNKNSLEFYQNTKDVKMDQLYNFFLKYLPQNAKILDLGCGSGRDTKYFLENGYDVVAVDGSIEMVKLSTELTGKETLHMTFQQLDFQNEFNGVWACASLLHVPRGEMEGVLFKISRGLKEKGVLFASFKYGDKEEFRNGRFFNYYDEGSFRQLIDKIPYFTILETLITSDVREGREGEKWFSVILEKN